The Verrucomicrobiia bacterium genome includes a window with the following:
- a CDS encoding ATP-dependent RecD-like DNA helicase, giving the protein MHRTGKQGAAAARSGAETLSGLVERVTFHQEDTGFAVVKVQARGHRDLVTVVGTVAAVNPGEWLHAEGGWIQDRHYGRQFRAERMQCTAPTTREGIERFLGSGLVKGVGPVCAKKLVGRFGEGVLKVIEENSARLEEVDGIGPKRRRTIREAWGQQKAIREIMVFLHAHGVSTARAVRIHRTYGDAAIETVRSDPYRLARDIPGIGFRTADGIAERLGIPRDSLARAEAGLDHTLGEATSQGHCALPRGRLVEGAMALLGVEEGLVTAALEGAVERKALVEETVGDEELVYLPALLRAERGVAARVLRLASGTAPFPPIDRDKAIGWYEERTGEVLAPSQREALGRALGSRVLVLTGGPGVGKTTLVRAILGILGAKKVRCLLAAPTGRAAQRMSEASGLPARTLHRLLEAQPGGGGFGRNESNPLETDLLVVDECSMVDVILMHHTLRALPPDAALLLVGDVDQLPSVGPGSVLRDLIESGVVPVARLTEVFRQAAGSRIVTTAHRFRQGLPPEAVPAGMESDFHFIEREESDRIAETLLRMVRERIPGRFGLDPIRDIQVLCPMHRGSLGVRELNGRLQEALNPARDGEPAVEKFGWRYRPRDKVLQTENNYDKEVFNGDIGQIERVDAEEREVTVRFDGREVRYDFGELDELELAYAITIHKAQGSEFPAVVIPVAMQQYVLLRRNLVYTAVTRGRRLVVVIGQKQALARALAQDRVEARHSGLLARLRGAGSLGG; this is encoded by the coding sequence TTGCATCGAACCGGGAAACAGGGGGCGGCGGCGGCACGGTCCGGGGCGGAGACGCTGTCGGGCCTGGTCGAGCGGGTGACGTTTCACCAGGAGGACACGGGGTTTGCGGTGGTGAAGGTGCAGGCGCGGGGGCACCGGGATTTGGTGACGGTGGTGGGGACGGTGGCGGCGGTGAATCCGGGGGAATGGCTGCACGCGGAAGGGGGGTGGATTCAGGACCGGCACTACGGACGCCAGTTCCGGGCGGAGCGGATGCAGTGCACGGCGCCGACGACGCGGGAGGGGATCGAGCGGTTTCTGGGGAGCGGCCTGGTCAAGGGGGTGGGGCCGGTGTGCGCGAAGAAGCTGGTGGGCCGGTTTGGGGAGGGGGTGCTGAAGGTCATCGAGGAGAATTCGGCGCGGCTCGAGGAGGTGGATGGGATCGGGCCGAAGCGGCGGCGGACCATCCGGGAGGCGTGGGGCCAGCAGAAGGCGATCCGGGAGATCATGGTGTTCCTGCACGCGCATGGGGTGAGCACGGCGCGGGCGGTGCGGATCCACCGGACCTACGGGGACGCGGCGATCGAGACGGTGCGGTCCGATCCGTATCGGCTGGCGCGGGACATTCCGGGGATCGGGTTCAGGACGGCGGACGGGATCGCGGAGCGGCTGGGGATACCGCGGGATTCGCTGGCGCGGGCGGAGGCGGGATTGGATCACACGCTGGGGGAGGCGACGTCGCAGGGGCACTGCGCGTTGCCGCGGGGGCGGCTGGTTGAAGGGGCGATGGCTCTGCTGGGGGTGGAGGAGGGTCTGGTGACGGCGGCGCTGGAAGGGGCGGTGGAGCGAAAGGCTTTGGTGGAGGAGACGGTGGGTGACGAGGAGCTGGTGTACCTGCCGGCGTTGCTGCGGGCGGAACGGGGGGTGGCGGCGCGGGTGCTTCGACTGGCGTCGGGAACGGCTCCTTTTCCGCCGATCGACCGGGACAAGGCGATCGGGTGGTACGAGGAACGGACCGGTGAGGTGCTGGCGCCCAGCCAGCGGGAGGCCTTGGGGCGGGCGTTGGGATCGCGGGTGCTGGTGTTGACGGGCGGGCCGGGGGTGGGGAAGACGACGTTGGTGCGGGCGATTCTGGGGATTCTGGGGGCGAAGAAGGTGCGATGTCTGCTGGCGGCGCCAACGGGGCGGGCGGCGCAACGGATGTCGGAGGCGTCGGGTCTGCCGGCGCGGACGCTGCATCGTCTGCTGGAGGCACAGCCGGGCGGGGGCGGGTTTGGGAGGAACGAGTCGAATCCGTTGGAGACGGACCTGCTGGTGGTGGACGAGTGTTCGATGGTGGATGTGATCCTGATGCACCACACGCTGCGGGCGCTGCCGCCGGACGCAGCGCTGCTGCTGGTCGGGGACGTGGATCAATTGCCGTCGGTGGGGCCGGGGAGCGTGCTGCGGGACCTGATCGAGAGCGGGGTGGTGCCGGTGGCGCGGCTGACCGAGGTGTTCCGGCAGGCGGCGGGGAGCCGGATTGTGACGACGGCGCACCGGTTCCGGCAGGGGCTGCCGCCGGAGGCGGTGCCGGCGGGGATGGAATCGGATTTTCACTTCATCGAGCGGGAGGAGAGCGACCGGATTGCGGAGACCCTGTTGAGGATGGTGCGCGAGCGGATTCCGGGACGGTTCGGGTTGGATCCGATCCGGGACATCCAGGTGTTGTGTCCGATGCACCGGGGTTCGCTGGGGGTGCGGGAGCTGAACGGCCGGTTGCAGGAGGCGCTGAATCCGGCGCGGGACGGGGAGCCCGCGGTCGAGAAGTTCGGGTGGCGTTACCGGCCGCGGGACAAGGTTCTGCAGACGGAGAACAACTACGACAAGGAGGTGTTCAACGGCGACATCGGGCAGATCGAACGGGTCGATGCGGAGGAGCGGGAGGTGACGGTGCGGTTTGACGGGCGCGAGGTGCGGTACGATTTCGGGGAGCTGGACGAGCTGGAACTGGCGTACGCGATCACGATTCACAAGGCGCAGGGATCGGAGTTTCCGGCGGTGGTGATTCCCGTGGCCATGCAGCAGTACGTGCTGCTGCGTCGCAACCTGGTGTACACGGCGGTGACGCGGGGGCGGCGGCTGGTGGTGGTGATCGGGCAGAAGCAGGCGCTGGCGCGGGCGCTGGCCCAGGACCGGGTCGAGGCGCGGCATTCGGGATTGCTGGCGCGATTGCGGGGGGCGGGATCGTTGGGTGGCTGA